Part of the Vagococcus teuberi genome, CTTTATATTGAGCAGTATTTTCTTTTACTAAAAAGTTTTTAATTTGGTTATTAAAAATTAATGCAACGCCTAAAAGAAATAGAATCACCATAATGAGATTAAAAAAGAAGTTTTTAATTTTTTGTCCTATTGTTTTTTGAGATTTTTTATGTTTGGTTGATCGTCTATTTTGTGTCGTGTCTTGTTTTTTAGATATAAGAGTAGCCTCCTTTTTTTATAATTCTAACAATTATCATACCATAATTAATAAAAAAATAAAGAAAGGAAGATTATAAAATGTTACATTATTATGTCGTTTTTCAAAAAAAAGAAGTGCTTTTTGTAACCTAAACGTAATTAAACTACAGGTGGTTATCTGTTCATTTTGTTGTAGGAAAATGGTATAGTTATATTAGTGAAATAGACAAGTAAAAGAAAGTTAGGTGAAAGTGTTGCGACAAAATATATATGTTCATTTAGATGGCATTAGTAACTCTGTTTTAACAAAAGGACTAGGTCATCAGGACTTTGATCGTTATACTGTTCATCGCCCTAAAAATTTGTTGTTGCTTGGTGCTAGTGAAATTGAAGGGGAGTATGAAGCACATACAGGTTTTAGGGTCATTCGTGGACAAGAACAAGTGGATCGTTATTTTAGTAATCTAAATTATAATAATCGTCAGGAAATAAAGTGGCTTGATTTTGAGGAATATGATACTTTAAAGCGATTAACAGCTAATGAAATTGCGGAAATATTGTATTTATCTCATATGAAAATGCAATTGCGTTCGCCGTTTTTTTATAAATTGCAGAATAATTATGCATTCTTCGAAACAGAGCAAGAGGTTATGAAAGTATATTATCGAAATATTGATGAGTTTTATCAATCGTTAGCTAAGAAAATTACGGACAAGGTATTGTATCAATTGAATGCCAACCGGTCGATATTTTCAAAACGATGTACAACTATTAATCCTCTACCATATGATATAGTAAAAGAACTAAAAAGCCTTATGCAAGAAGGCACGGTATTTGAGTTTTCTCAGGTTGGTCTAGATGAGGGTGAGTATAGAATTCCAGTACATGTTGTTGAAGATAATTTACGAAAAATCGAGAGCAATCAATTGTTTATGGAAGAAAAAGTAGGTGTGCTAACTTATAAACATCAAAAGATGGCGTGGCATTTTACTCACATAAAGAACCCAATAGTATTTTAGTTGGATTTTTTATATAACAGATGAAAAATAAGGAATAGAATTTTATTACATTCTAGAGTATAATTAAATCCTAGCAAATTGAGGAGGACGACCATGAAGATTTTTTTAGTATATGGTGGAAAAAGTGCTGAACATGATGTCTCAATACTGTCAGCATTTTCAATTTTACAAGCGATTTATTACAACTATTACTCTGTGCAATTAGTATATATTACTCAGGATGGTAACTGGTTAAAAGGACGCATTTATAATGAAGCGCCTTTAAATGAAGATGATTTACGTTTAACGATTGCTAATGCACAACCGATTTTGCCAAGTGATTTAAAAGAGGGGAATGCTGTGATATTCCCAGTACTCCATGGACCAAATGGAGAAGATGGAACTATTCAAGGATTATTTGAAGTTCTTAATATGCCTTATGTAGGAGCAGGTGTGTTAGCTAGCGCGTGTGCGATGGATAAAATCATCGGTAAGCAATTATTCCAACAAGTAGGTATTCCGCAGTTACCGTATGTGGCTGTAACAAAAAATGGTTATAAAGACCATCAAGGAGAGATTTTAGCCGAATGTGAAGGCAGTTTGATTTATCCAATGTTTGTTAAGCCAGCTAATATGGGGTCAAGTGTTGGAATTAGTAAAGCAGAATCTCGAGATGAATTAATTCAAGCAATAGATGAAGCGTTTCGTTTTGATCGTCGTGTCATTGTCGAACAAGGAATCGAAGCTCGTGAATTAGAGATAGCGGTTCTTGGTAACGATGAAATCCGAACAACTTTAGCTGGAGAAATCGTTAAAGATGTTGCTTTTTACACGTATGAGTCAAAATACTTGGATAATAAAGTGGAGTTACAAATTCCAGCTGATATATCAGGTGAGTTGCAAGAAACATTGCAATACTATGCTAGAAAAGCATACCAAACATTAGACGGCAGTGGGCTAAGTCGTTGTGACTTTTTCTTAACAGCTAACAATGAAGTCTTTTTAAATGAAGTGAATACAATGCCAGGATTCACACCATTTAGTATGTATCCTTTGTTATGGCAAAATATGGGCTTAAATTATGGCGATTTATTAGAGGAATTAATCCAACTAGCTAAATTACGTTTTGAAAAAAAACAACAAATTGAAGTTGAACAGTTGTAAAGTTGGACACATGTTCAACTTTTTTTGTTGATGATAGAAAGAAGGAAGACCATGAATTTATCAGTACGTGAGATTGTTGCAGCGGTTAATGGGGTAAATCATGCAATACAACATGAGGACCAATGTGTTGAGTCGGTAGAATTTGATACTAGAAAAGTGATTGAAAATAGTTTGTTTGTTCCTCTTAAAGGAGCAAGAGATGGTCATGATTTTATTCCACAAGCCATTGAAAGTGGTGCGTTTTTAGTATTATCAGAAAGAGAATTGTCAGAGGGTGTATCCTACATCAAAGTGGAAGATACATTAGTGGCGTTACAAAAATTAGCTCAATACTTTTTAGAAAAAGTTCATCCAAAGGTAATCGGTATAACAGGAAGTAATGGAAAAACGACAACAAAAGATATGACAGAAGCAGTATTGTCGCAACACTATAAAACATATAAAACACAAGGAAATTATAATAATCATATTGGCTTGCCTTACACGATTTTATCGATGCCAGAAGACACAGAAATGCTTGTTTTAGAGATGGGAATGGACCATAAAGGTGAAATCGAAGTGCTATCTAATATCTCAAAACCAGATATCGCTGCGATTACATTGATTGGCGAATCTCATATTGAGTATTTAGGTTCTAGAGCTGGTATTGCGGAAGCAAAAATGGAGATTACGGCAGGACTTAAAGAGGATGGCGTTTTGATTATCCCAAATGATGAGCCATTGTTAAAACGAATGATTATCGATATACCACAAACGGTTGACACTTTTGGTATTGGAACAGAAGCGACTTTATCTGCATCTATCCTCTCAGAAACGAAAGTTGACACACAGTTTGAAACCAATCTATTTGAAGGAGAGGTATTTTCAATTCCTGTTTTAGGTGGATATAACGTAAAAAATGCTTTAATTGCATTATTGATTGGCCACTTTTTCAATGTGCCAGTTTCAAAAATGAAAAATGGGCTGGCAACATTTGATTTAACTAAAAACAGAACAGAGTGGTTAAAAACAAATGACGGCATTGATATTTTAAGTGACGTGTATAATGCTAATCCAACTGCAATGAAATTAGTATTGGATACATTTTCAGCTTTGAAATTAGAAGGTAGAAAATTCATTGTATTAGGAGATATGTTAGAGTTGGGTGAGCTTTCAAATCAAATGCATGAAAGTGTCGCAGAACATATTTCCCCTAAAAAAATTGATCAAGTATATTTGTATGGTGAACAAATGGAATCACTTTACAATTTGTTACATGAGAGAATGCCACAAGGGTCTATTCATTTTTACCGAAAAACAGAAAAAAAAGAAATGATGACACATTTATCGGAAAAAATGCAGCCAAAAGATACTGTTTTTCTGAAAGCAAGCAATGGAATGGGACTGAGTGAAGTGGTAGAATTTTTATTAAAAAGTCACGAATAGACAAGGTTTTATTGTTAATTATTGGATAATATGATAGTATTATACGAATGCCTATTTTCATTTTTTTTCATTATATAAAAAGAAAAGCAGTCGATATAGCAACAAACTAGGAGGATATCATTTGAAATTTAGTGAATTACAGTTAGAAAAAAGCTTATTACAAGCAATCGAAAATATTGGGTTTGAAGAAGCAACGCCCGTACAAAGTGCCACAATTCCATTAGCTTTAGAAGGAAAAGACGTTATTGGTCAAGCACAGACAGGTACTGGTAAAACAGCCGCTTTTGGGTTACCGATGTTAAATAAAATTGACCCTAATAGACCTGAGTTACAAGGATTAGTTATTGCACCAACACGTGAATTAGCTATTCAAACACAAGAAGAATTATACCGTTTAGGTAAAGAGAAAAAAATTAAAGTTCAATCAGTTTATGGTGGAGCAGATATTGGTCGACAAATTCGTGCGTTAAAAAACAAACCACATATTGTTGTGGGAACTCCTGGCCGTTTATTAGACCATATTAACCGTCGTACGTTGAAACTAGATACAGTGGAAACACTTGTATTAGATGAAGCTGATGAAATGTTAAATATGGGATTCTTAGATGATATCGAAGCCATCATCTCAAAAGTTCCAGCAGAACGCCAAACATTATTATTCTCAGCAACAATGCCAGATTCAATCAAACGTATTGGGGTTAAATTCATGCAAGACC contains:
- a CDS encoding D-alanine--D-alanine ligase, whose protein sequence is MKIFLVYGGKSAEHDVSILSAFSILQAIYYNYYSVQLVYITQDGNWLKGRIYNEAPLNEDDLRLTIANAQPILPSDLKEGNAVIFPVLHGPNGEDGTIQGLFEVLNMPYVGAGVLASACAMDKIIGKQLFQQVGIPQLPYVAVTKNGYKDHQGEILAECEGSLIYPMFVKPANMGSSVGISKAESRDELIQAIDEAFRFDRRVIVEQGIEARELEIAVLGNDEIRTTLAGEIVKDVAFYTYESKYLDNKVELQIPADISGELQETLQYYARKAYQTLDGSGLSRCDFFLTANNEVFLNEVNTMPGFTPFSMYPLLWQNMGLNYGDLLEELIQLAKLRFEKKQQIEVEQL
- a CDS encoding UDP-N-acetylmuramoyl-tripeptide--D-alanyl-D-alanine ligase; this encodes MNLSVREIVAAVNGVNHAIQHEDQCVESVEFDTRKVIENSLFVPLKGARDGHDFIPQAIESGAFLVLSERELSEGVSYIKVEDTLVALQKLAQYFLEKVHPKVIGITGSNGKTTTKDMTEAVLSQHYKTYKTQGNYNNHIGLPYTILSMPEDTEMLVLEMGMDHKGEIEVLSNISKPDIAAITLIGESHIEYLGSRAGIAEAKMEITAGLKEDGVLIIPNDEPLLKRMIIDIPQTVDTFGIGTEATLSASILSETKVDTQFETNLFEGEVFSIPVLGGYNVKNALIALLIGHFFNVPVSKMKNGLATFDLTKNRTEWLKTNDGIDILSDVYNANPTAMKLVLDTFSALKLEGRKFIVLGDMLELGELSNQMHESVAEHISPKKIDQVYLYGEQMESLYNLLHERMPQGSIHFYRKTEKKEMMTHLSEKMQPKDTVFLKASNGMGLSEVVEFLLKSHE